The Nicotiana sylvestris chromosome 6, ASM39365v2, whole genome shotgun sequence genomic sequence ACACCGTCCGTATCGCCTCAATAGAGGCATTCACCGCCTTTCGGCGCACCGTGACTACGCCATTGCCATGCTTCTTCACATTGGCATAAAACTCTCGAACAACCATTACATTGCCCTTGCCCGGCTCGTTAATGAAAGTTTGCAACCCCCGTTTCACCAGCTCAGTATACATGTGATGGAAGTGTAGCTGGACCGATCCTTTGTCAATACCCCTCTCCAGAATTGGATTTTTAGAGGCCTTATCCGCAAAGAGGTCCTGAGCCTTGGCAGAGACAAATCTGTTACTATCAAAGGGGCGGGCAGGGGCTGCCCCGTGTGTCCTGGACGAGCCATCTTGACTGCTATAAGAGGCACTTGTGGCGCAGCGTTTCTGAGATGGAGTCATAGTACCTGAAAAACGGGAGCACATTAGCACAGCCCAAAACAAAATTGTGACGCAATGcagttactcagacttcacatgCATAAGTGGTCACAACTACACAATTACATTCACTGAGGTATTTACACAAATACCTTGTGGGCATTCTACACTCATACCCCATTTCACACATGTTACAACCTCAACCCACCACAATATATTCCAAATTCACAAACTAAGTGAAGCAACACCCCCACCAATCTCACCACCCACAAACATGACAACATATGTTACTAATTCCACTACTcaacaacaaagaaaaacaaCTAGATAAATGCAACTCTAAAAACACACAAAATTCTAAAAAgtataaaaagaaaaaggaaaaatagaacaAGGGGATCATACCTGTAGTGATAGAGTGTGGGGAGAAGAGAAGAAAAGTAGAAATGAAGGGGGCTTGAGACTTGAGAGAATGAGGATAGGGAATATGTTGGAGAAGAGGAGAGTTCTTTGAAGAAGAAGGGGGGTTAGAGTTAGGGAGGGGTCTTGAAGATGGTTGTACCGAGGGGGAGGGATTTTGTGATTTAAGAGGGGTTTATTAGATGAGGGGTTAttagaataaaggaaaaaaacaaaCATAAAAAATTAAAACCAATCAGAAAATATAACACAAAAGTTGTCAGATTTTGGGCGGAACTAGCGTGGTCGTAGCGCGGTTGCTCTAGCCCAGGCATAACACAAGCCCATTTGTGCGGCCTCTAGTGCGGCCAGTAGCGCGATCGCGCTAGTAGCGTGGCAGTAGCGCGATCACGCTAGTAGCATGGCCGGTAGCGTGTTCAATAGCGCGAGTGTGCTAATATTTTTGAGCCCTGGCAGAATGTTTGCCCATATGCGCGGCGTCGCTCCTGGGCGAGTTTTTCATGTTTTTCACCTGTTCTTACCACTTTCGATGGCCTTATCACCCACCCATTATCACCTGCATGGGTTAGCACGTCCTAAAAACTCACAATTAACAACGATTACtatcgttgggttgcctcccaatcaGCGCCTTAGTTAATGTCGTGGCACGATGATTACAACAattcaatgggttgcctcccatgcagcgcctgatttaacatcacgGCACGATGCAGACAAGCGCATTCAAGGCTCACTCGACCTCTGAGGTTCCGTCAGGTGGATCTctgacacttcctttggttctTTCATGCATATGTATAGCTTCAACCTCTACCCATTGACTCTAAACGTGTGAGAGTCTTTCTCTGAGTCAATCTCTATAGCCCCTGAAGGGAGTACTTCAACCACTCGAAATggaccagaccatcgtgacttaagCTTACCAGGGAACAACCATAATCTTGAGTTATAGAGCAATACCATGTCCTCGGGTTTGAAATCtcgctcaacaatgttctggtcgtgcaacttcttcattctttccttgtacaaccttgtgctctcaaaagtaAGATGTCAGAACTCGTCAAGCTCATGCAATTCAGTGATTCTCGTTGTGCCCGCAGCCTCAATGTCTAGGTTCAGCTGTTTCAGTGCCTACCAAGCcttatgttcaagttccactggcaagtgacaggccttcccaaacaccaacttatatggGGACATATCAAttggtgttttaaaagcagttctataagcccagagtgcatcatctagctttttcgcccaatcagttcttgtggggTTTACAGTTTTGGTCaatacactctttatctctctattagaCACTTCCACCTGTCCACTGATCTGCGGGTGATAaggggtagccaccttgtggcgtacatcatactttgctaGCAACTTCTCGAAGGCTCTATTACAAAAGTGGGTGCCTCCATCACTGATAATCGCTCTCGGGGTCCCAaaacgggtgaatatgttcttcttcaaataTCCCACCACCACTCTAGCATCATTAGTGGGCAAcactgcagcttctacccatttggacacgtaatccacaacaacaagtatgtacttattgccaaaggagctgacgaagggtcccatgaagtcaatcccccagacatcgaacacttccacctcttgaatcaGGTTCATGGGCATCTTATGGCGACGAGAAATGTTCCCGGTTCGCTGACATTCATTGTAGCCCTTCACCTATTAGtgcgcatctttaaacactgttggccaaatGAATCCGACCTCTAGCACTTTCGCAGCTGTCCTGACCCCTCCAAAATATCCTCTATACGCCgatgcgtgacaagcctgcaaaacagaagactgttctatctcggggacacatcttcggatcatattgtcaacacatattctaaacagataaggctcatcccaataatacatgcggcaatcacgataaaactttttcttttgtacagatgaAAGGTCATGGGGAACTATACCACTAGCCAGGTAATTTGCatagtctgcataccatggcacttcctcgAGGCTAGTAGCAagcagctgctcgtctggaaaggtttctaGAATATCTTCAATCTCGACTGAGTTTTAAGCTCCCTCAAGTCGCGATAGATGGTCCGCGACTTGGTTTTTTGTGCCCTTACGGTCACAAATTTTGAGGTTGAATTCTTGCAGTAGCAgtacccaacgaatcaggcgtgGTTTAGACTCCTtattctcaatcaagtacctgagagctgcatgatcagtgtataaaattaccttagagccaatcaggtatgatttgaacttgtcgaaatcaAACACCACAACCAATATCTCcttctcagtcaccgtgtagttcagttgggctccactcagcgttctactagcatagtagattggatgcattagcttgtctttccGTTGTCCCAACACTGcccccactgcgtagtcactggcatcacacatgagttcaaatGGTTGCTCCTagtcgggggcaacaatgatgggtgctgtgactagcctctttttcagCTCTTCGAATGCTACcatgcaatcatcagaaaacaagaaggtatgatctttttctaacaacttacagagaggattgacaatttttgagaagtctcttatgaatctccggtagaaactggcatgcccgaggaagctcctgattgccttgactAAAGTTGGAGGCGGAATCTTTGCTATCACATCCACTTTAGCACGATacacctcaattcctttgcttgacaCCTGGTGCCCCAATactatgccctcttgtaccatgaaatggcaattctcccaattaagaaccaggttagtctcgatacaccgtttcagcacacgagtcagatttataaggcactcatcaaatgagttccccacaactgagaaatcatccatgaatacctctaTTATGTCCTCCAcaatgtcagtgaatatggccatcatgcacctttggaatgtggcgggtgcattgcataggccaaagggcatcctccgaaaggcataaatgccatacaGGCAAGTAAatgaggtcttctctctgtcctctggtgcaatggagatctgattgtaccttgagtacccatccaaaaaacaaAAGTGTGACCTCCTTGCCAAtctgtctaacatctgatcaatgaagggaagtggtctttccgggtggctagatttaACTTTAtataatccatgcaaattctccagcccgtGATGGTTCTCGTAGAGATCAGTTCATTGTTATCAGTTTTTActaccgtcatgccacccttaTTAGGCACACATTGAACCGGGCTAACCCAtctgctgtcagagattgggaaaatgattcccgcatctagccactttatcacttcttttTTCACCACTttcttcatgttggggttcagccttctttggcattccctggaaggtttgtgccccttTTCCAAtagaatcttatgcatacagtaggcggggctgatcccctttatgtctgccatggtccacccattggcagtcttacactccttgagtacctgcaagagttgttgcgcctgcacatctaacaaactagatgaaaTAATAATAGGTAATGTGGAGTCAGGTTcaaggaactcatacctgagatgggtgggcagtggcttcaactccagctTTGGGGGTTCTTCgatggatggcttggctggaggagtttctctattttttaagtgcaaaggctcaaattcaagagttctatcccagaaccctctgccctctaatgccaacacccattccgcCAGTTCTTCTCCATTTACCTCATCTACATTCATCAGACATGCAGTAAGAGGGTCCTCAATAGTCAGCatctcatcatcagtctctacgattacatccatgacatcaataagagagcaattggcgaattcacttggtcacCTCATAGATTtttgcacattgaatgttatctcttcgTCGTTCAATCTCATCTTTAGCTCCCTAGTCTCACAATCTATGAGAGCTCTCCCAATGGCCaagaacggccttcccaaaattatgagaatctcttcatccactttgcagtctaagatcacaaaatcagcagggaacacaaattttcctacctgaatcaacacatcatccaAGATACCAGAGGGTCTTTTTACAGTCCTGTTAGCCAGCTGCAACAATATAgtggtgggtctagctcttcaaATCCCCAGCCTCTTATAaatcgccaggggcataagatttataCTGGCCCCTAGGTCACACAGTGCCttagcaaaagcaaaattaccaatagtgcatggaattgtaaagctccCTGGGTCAGATAGCTTTTCcgcaattggtctagtcaccactgcactacaggtctgagtaagagtaactgtagccaagtcttggaaatcaaattttcgcgacatcaagtccttcatcatttttgcatacccagacatctctttcaaagcatcaatcaatggaatatttacctggatttgtttcagcatctccaagaatttcttatATTGCTCCTCTTTTTGGTACATAGCCAACCTCTGAGGGAATGGtgcaggaggtctcttcttcccaatgatttgggaTTGATCTTTGTCAGCTGCCACCTCAACGACTGGTTCCTGGgctgtctcagcttctttctcagtCTTAATCTGAATGTTATtttcttcctgggcaggctgGACTATCACTTCTGTCAGTTTCGTTgactcatccagctcaatgggcactAGTATGAGTGTCTCAACCTGTCTGgtttctcgagccctctcttgctcTATATCCAAATCTCTGCCATTATGTAGACTCACTAccatcagctgcttcgggcctTGATATTTTGGATTTATCTGGGTATCAGCAGGTAATGTCCTatgaggacgattgttcagagacattAAAATTTGGCccatctgcacttcaatattcttgatagctgaatcatgtgcatctactctcttactaatttttgcattagacccaataacccgctgcatcattgcctcaagtctagcaaacccatcttcctggcatccaccatgctgctgctgaGGAGGGTGATACCCCTGCTGTTGATTCTGATTGTTATATCCTGTGGCCTTGGGTAAGGTACCATATTTTTaggaggtctcatacctcccatgttcccATTGTTGAACTGTGGCTGGATTGTCCTGTACGACTGATTTTGCTGGCCCTAATTCTGACCACCatgtctctggcctccataattagacacatagttcatgtctttagggtagtgatgatgatcatgttctgTATTCCAttggttaccaattggctgactaatgcaagatgtgcacaagcccctattggtagtatctacggtatgtacctgctgcttctaccccgactcttccacctttttatgagtatactcatctgtgtcaataaggtgaccatattttcagccatagagttGGATAGATCTAAGGGCACTAAGTGAACCACTatagtgataggtgcattcctgattgtccatcccgaattctgcGCCATCTTATCGAGCAAACTCTGGCCTTCTCTtcatgttttgctcaaaaatgctctaccagctgaagcatcaacaatgttcttcacgcTATCTGACAATCTCATGTAAAATCGCTGCCCCAACATCAGATCTGGAATACCATGATGCGGACATATAACCAGCATCCCTTTGAAATGTtcccatgtttcatgcagtgtctccattggtctctgtttaaaactaaaaatttcatcaatttgttgagcagtctttTTGGATGGGTGGAACTTGTTAtggaattgcttgactaactcctcccaagttgttatggaatttatggggagtgagtttatccaggtctgggcagctcctgtcactgagaatggaaataataacagcttgattgcttccggagttacgttaggctgcctttgggttttgcagattgacagaaaatttttcaagtgctgctgaggatcttcgatttgtgaccccgaaaatagtcccttgttttgcaacaagtgcagcatgcTATTCGTGATTTGAAATGATTCAGCCTGCATCTGCGGGACTACAATCGTTGTGGCTAGATTttcagctgtgggttgtgcccagtcatagagaGCAGCCTCTAGCGCGATTGTATAGCTGGGTCTATTTCGTGATCCCCCATGTCTGGTTCGAATTGTTCAGTTGTTTGTTTTTCCGATTGtcccgattcaaggccttgaaactctctcgggatctgataatgcttcaaatactttaCCAGTTCttgatgagtttctaggcatgcacatgTACACtcaagtcaacaaacgttaaaatttcaatgtatagattgggtgtagagaaaactgactacacgaagaatttttgtatttctttcaattgtaattgataacaccgttaattccccgaCAACGacaccaaaatttgatcacgcccaactatgccttataaaaaggacatgcggacgttgcaaatataatctgagtatttagcccagagtcgaacccacagggaattaacctatcaattgcttttcgttagacttactaaattccacggaatcaacttcccaaacgttgAAAATAACAATTGAGGGTATTTCTAATAACTACAAATGAATATAACTAAGCAActgaaaactaactatgattgagttgtaaacaattaatagaaggttctaaggttatgatttcccctattgatggaatcccttccgatTATGCTTCACATAGAATCACCAAatcatctctatcaatcatgagcactcctattaccgtaaatctctcccgagtaatcacgataatttactagacgcactctcccgagatacgctagTTGGCTGTGTTTATTACAGCTCaatttagattgcacccaagtcttcgttatccctaatcctgcTTTTAAACTCGCAGTTATTGATCCTTTATAttctttgggagtggtgttgttcaacaattacctaaatatgcactctttcccgagttatgcacactaaataggcacagctaattgaggatcctgtcaattaactacaacaagcacatagttgaacaaatagagattaaatcaGGCAacctatattaacataacaagaagttcatccttcaataggttccatcaaaaccttagactaaatatttagctactcatactatgGTTCATCATAACAATATTCAAATTCATCACAAatcataaaaacaaaaggaagaaaggaagaactcgatgttgaattatcctccttgcctcttgcctctccttTTCTTGAACTAAGCTATGAAAACCTTGATAATCGTCTCTTGGGGGAGCTAGACCTTCTATAGGTTAAGTGGATTTTGCCCCCGAACGTCTAATTTTACCCCTGAAATTTACTTTTCTGGAATTcggctagcgcggtcgcgctaatgGACGCGCTAGTGACCGCGCATATGCCCTATCATTCTGCCTTGACCATctgggctagcgcggtcgcgctagtggaCGCACTAGTCCAGGTCTTCATTTCATTACTTCTTTCTCTCATCTACACACGTACTCAGCTTCAAGGGGCTTTTCTTGCTTCAATTTAGCTCCAATCATAGTTTTAAGTCCTTATACATGCTGCGCACTCCTACAACATGTGAAATTCATAATTAGATCCAATTTAACATAATTTAACTATATTATAGCAGTGAAACTTAATCAAGCTGGGGCATAAACAATCgccaaattacataaatctagcctattatcaatgGACTAaaaggagttgagttggaaaacagttttgaaaatagCATGTTTGATAAATGTTTGCAAAACAGCAGAAGAGTTGCTTAGTGGAAACGGTTTTTGAAAGGGAAAGGGGATGGGAGCAACAACAACACATACAGAACAAGTTCAAAGAGTAGTACAGCTTCAGCAGTTACAAGCAGGGAAGTACGGGTTTGGGATATAGAGGACCTAAATCAGAAACATAATACTcccccgtttcaatttatgtgaacctatttcctttttagtccatACCAAAAATAATgacctctttccttatttggaaacaatttacctttatacaattatttatagccacacaatatatatgtgcctcattttacaccacaagttcaaaagtcttctctcttttattaaactctgtgcccagtcaaatgggttcacataaattgaaacggagggagtattaattaTGAATTggtgttaatcaagtacattatGAGACATGCTAATTGAGagacataaacaggaacaagtaaacatgctgattaTATTTGAACAAATGATGGCAGAATTTTAAGCATACTGAGTAAAGCAATAAACAAGAAGTGCAATTTAacaacatgagccattaagtcagTATAGAAAGAGACAGGGATTGACAAAcaatggagcacatagagttgagttttagAATttaaactaggaacataccagttgaagaagcaaagtgcagaaaaattaaagcaatcagagttccacagtctagccttggctttcagccggctagacaaagcagtagcacaagtagtagagaaagaggagagagtttgagtgtatatgtgtgtgttctgaaatAATTGTTTGTGTGTTTAAAGAAGAGATGATAGAGTATTAATAGTTTTGAAAACATgcaggaaaataaggtaacaagtactTACTTatcataattatagaaataatgcaaattagaatcaattaaagccttagactcccttcaattagggagtcatagttTAAACGAgtacaagttgtatcaaataaggaaaagaattgCTTGTGAGACTGATTTTACTATAATAAGAATAGTAAAGCATGCAACATGTAATGAGGACTAGGTACAGAATAGTTTTAACATAAGGAAAGTACACGTTAATGAACAGCACATAAGCAAGACAGAGTACGATTTGAttctaaaaaaaaattagttcaaagaatcacggatgagattgaaaatcacagggaatcagtACTAACcaaggaaagtatcacaaaagtaaGGAAGCAATTTCGAAAAACCAATATAGAGTTACATGGAAAACACACAAAATCAAAGCTGTAGGTTTAAGGAGATTACACAGAATCGCCATAAATTGCGCGAACAATCAGTAAAATAAATGGTCGGACCCATAAATGACATGGGGTTGgacaaaatcaaataaaccttaagaacaaatcaaaacaggaagcacaagagcatatagaacacaCATAGAGCCCAGAAGGTTCATAATAGTCACACACCGCAAACAAATTCAAACTTCGAATAGAACCCAGACGTATTAGGGTTTCTTGACAAAAATGAATCGAGCCAAAAGGAAAGAATCAGGTAACgtttaaacatgctaaaaatcaCGGTAATCAGAAAGAAATCGTTTTTTGCAAAAGGattttgaaaccctagtttgTAAAATAAAGAAACTGTCTGAAATCGGAGAAACATTTGAGGAAAACAAATGAAAACTTTAAGGAACCCATAGATCCATCACAGATCTAAAGAAGATCGGAAGATTTATAACTAGGTTTTTTCAGAAAATagtagagaagaagaaaaaagtagGTTAAAACCCATGGATACACCTATATCGAAGACAGATCTAAAGAGAAGTAACAAGTCTCaagagctagggtttcagagaacccaaagaaggatgagagaacattagatcgttaccggttttagacggaaaagccatggatctgactcgaacggccatggatggccggaaaaagaccatggatagaagttgagcaaggtttggactagatctcttcgagatatTTCCATGAAATTATGAAAATAGGAAACTAGGAGACGTAAGAGACATATatacgtctcaaacagccatgggagtccatggattgagtggggATCAGAGAGGATTAGGGTTAATTTGGGTGGCGTCGGCTAGGGTTTAAGTTGAgtttcagagagaattggagagaaaaggggattcaagggcggcaggttggtaggaaatgaattaggttagggggtcgtttgagtttattttaggaaggggaaatggggaccgttgatctgaatgatcaatggtccagattgaatggggtaggtgggttGGGTTATAAAATTGGGTTTGGGCTTGGTCGGGTGGGTTTAATTGGGTTGGGAATTGGGGTTTGATTTAGGCTATAGTTGAAATACAAATGgactgttatttaaatagccaatttttcctttttaatttataaaaaatagtaaatagtttctgaaaaataAACTGAATATACTAAAGTGATTTATAATacctaattaacaatttaaaaatgcaGGATCCGattttatacatataaaacacaattaaaccttaaaatgactaatattgcaattatgtgcaatttagctttaaaaatactaaatataattgtaaaaatatatgaaaattactttagccatattttagaataaatatagaaataccatagatgaattatcaaaacaataattttgaaaataattattgaagtttttatggataaaaagggagaaaataaatcaatttaaacttttaaaattatggaaaaaataataaaatacttggacatgattatatatatatatatatatatatatgctattttgaagttatttgcagattgaaaatatataggaaaaaattgggtatcaacaccatgTTTTATGATTTTTGCTAGGAAACAAAGAATTAAACATATTAGTAATAGATGCAAGGATCAACCCAATTACGCAACTGTCTaagccccacgatgggcgccaaattgtttactcGTAAAATAGTACAGTTGAATTTGTACATGATTCATAGGCAAGCGAATCAATTTGATCCTCAAATGATAAGTAAATTAAATAAATGCAAGACTTATAGTTAAAATCGAGATAAGACAGTGAATAGTATGATTTCGAGAGTGAAGATTTCGAAGGCAATAAGAGTAATATTAATAAGTAAGAAATGGAATGTTATTGAGCTTTTGAGTAGTATGTAGCATAAGTTTGTCAGAAAATTCCTCCCACTACAATGGCTGCTGTTAAAATCGCTATTTATAgttgcacctagggaacaaggtcctaggatctagctcctcttaaatgacaattatgagggctattgaagaatgtgtaatggCAGGTTATGAATGCCATATTCTCTATAACGGATTATGTATTTAATACTgcagaatattcttcattgaatgctaATGGGTGACAGAGATTCATTTGTCTTTATGAGCCACACTCCCTTCGGGGGGCTTCTTGGTGCCAATTGAAATTGTTGCCCCGATATCGGTTTCCACATGTCTCGCTTTTCATCTGTTTTCGGTTCCACGTGTCGCTCTGTTATACGAATATTTAATACGAACTGATTTTACCCTATGCAAAGTTCTATACCAATTTCTTACTAATGATATATCTCAAGATTAGAAGTAAACTAAAAATATCCATTACCTTCAAAGTTATACTTGAGATATCTCCCTTTTTAGagaattttcttttctcctttacTTCTTTCCTCGAAGTTTAAAGTACAAAAATCTAATTATCAATTTTCATTTTGAAATTAACTTCTAAATTTTGTAATGATgtacttaattttttttaaaagtaccaGAAGTCACAATTTTATAGTTAACTa encodes the following:
- the LOC138870280 gene encoding uncharacterized protein, translating into METLHETWEHFKGMLVICPHHGIPDLMLGQRFYMRLSDSVKNIVDASAGYNNQNQQQGYHPPQQQHGGCQEDGFARLEAMMQRVIGSNAKISKRVDAHDSAIKNIEVQMGQILMSLNNRPHRTLPADTQINPKYQGPKQLMVVSLHNGRDLDIEQERARETRQVETLILVPIELDESTKLTEVIVQPAQEENNIQIKTEKEAETAQEPVVEVAADKDQSQIIGKKRPPAPFPQRLAMYQKEEQYKKFLEMLKQIQTCSAVVTRPIAEKLSDPGSFTIPCTIGNFAFAKLANRTVKRPSGILDDVLIQVGKFVFPADFVILDCKVDEEILIILGRPFLAIGRALIDCETRELKMRLNDEEITFNVQKSMR